In one window of Frigoriglobus tundricola DNA:
- a CDS encoding spike base protein, RCAP_Rcc01079 family — protein sequence MSAPAPYPTPQTVQQSRPGVALDSKAIVLTGGTVTFTGPYPDALRVDGAGTVQFVGLGGTTDTWTCVSGDIIPVVVTQVLASGTTATGLHALYTYSGPHG from the coding sequence ATGAGCGCTCCCGCACCCTATCCGACGCCCCAGACCGTCCAGCAGTCGCGCCCCGGGGTGGCGTTGGACAGCAAGGCGATCGTCCTGACCGGTGGGACGGTGACGTTCACCGGGCCGTACCCGGACGCGCTCCGCGTGGACGGGGCGGGCACGGTCCAGTTCGTGGGGCTGGGCGGCACGACCGACACGTGGACGTGCGTGTCCGGGGACATCATCCCGGTGGTGGTCACGCAGGTGCTCGCCAGCGGCACCACGGCGACCGGGCTGCACGCGCTGTACACGTACAGCGGTCCGCACGGCTGA
- a CDS encoding glycine-rich domain-containing protein, with protein MAAFWCGIGLWMTQTPPRGAATTTTTTTAAPTTTTTTTTTTPAPAAVYTTYTASGTYTPTVSGTITYLVIGGGGGGGSGNVGGGGGAGGVQSGTVAVVMGTAYAVTIGAGGAGAVNGLGSNGNSSTLIGGAVSIAAIGGGGGGGNGTGHQYGQAGGSGGGAYGGGSSGTGGAGSQGSAGGGSGGSGCGGGGGGGAAAAGSGSTIGAGGNGGAGSTFFGGAKGPFAGGGGGGSWPGAALRGPVVSVVERPVAEQVERLQMAAPA; from the coding sequence ATGGCCGCGTTCTGGTGCGGAATCGGGCTCTGGATGACACAAACGCCCCCGCGCGGCGCGGCCACGACCACCACCACCACCACCGCCGCTCCGACCACGACCACCACGACCACCACCACGACGCCCGCCCCCGCGGCCGTCTACACAACGTACACCGCGAGCGGCACGTACACTCCGACCGTCAGCGGCACGATCACGTACCTGGTGATCGGCGGCGGCGGCGGCGGTGGGTCGGGCAACGTTGGTGGTGGCGGTGGGGCTGGGGGCGTCCAGTCAGGCACCGTGGCTGTGGTCATGGGCACGGCCTACGCGGTCACGATCGGCGCGGGCGGGGCCGGGGCGGTAAATGGGCTCGGTTCAAACGGAAACTCTTCGACGCTTATTGGCGGGGCCGTCAGCATCGCGGCGATCGGCGGCGGTGGCGGCGGGGGGAACGGAACCGGGCACCAGTACGGCCAGGCCGGCGGTTCTGGGGGAGGAGCGTACGGGGGTGGTTCGTCCGGAACCGGTGGCGCGGGCTCGCAGGGATCCGCGGGCGGCGGCAGCGGCGGGTCCGGGTGCGGCGGCGGTGGGGGCGGCGGGGCGGCCGCGGCCGGGTCCGGGTCCACTATCGGGGCTGGCGGCAACGGGGGCGCCGGGTCCACGTTCTTCGGCGGCGCGAAGGGTCCGTTCGCCGGCGGCGGCGGCGGCGGCTCGTGGCCGGGGGCGGCGCTCCGGGGGCCGGTGGTGTCGGTGGTGGAGCGTCCGGTGGCGGAGCAGGTGGAGCGGCTACAAATGGCGGCGCCGGCGTAG
- a CDS encoding winged helix-turn-helix domain-containing protein, which yields MRPKGTAAELEARRRLAVQRVADGWSRAEVAAFLGVHRETVAEWVRAHKADGDPALAAKPHPGRPPFLTPEQEKQVLGWLAEAPTKHGFRTDLWTAKRVAQLILQKLEVKFHPHYLREWLTKRNYTPQKPARRAKQRNPEAIAGWLQKDWPRIKKKSGARTPTSS from the coding sequence ATGAGACCTAAAGGTACTGCGGCTGAGTTGGAAGCCCGTCGTCGCTTGGCCGTGCAGCGGGTGGCGGACGGGTGGTCCCGTGCCGAGGTGGCCGCGTTCCTCGGCGTCCACCGGGAAACGGTGGCCGAGTGGGTGCGGGCCCACAAGGCCGATGGGGACCCGGCTCTGGCGGCCAAACCACACCCGGGCCGCCCCCCGTTCCTGACCCCCGAGCAGGAAAAGCAGGTGCTCGGGTGGCTGGCCGAGGCGCCTACGAAGCACGGGTTCCGGACCGACCTGTGGACGGCCAAGCGGGTGGCCCAACTGATCCTCCAGAAGTTGGAGGTGAAATTCCACCCGCACTACCTGCGGGAATGGTTGACGAAGCGCAACTACACGCCCCAGAAGCCGGCCCGGCGGGCCAAGCAGCGGAACCCCGAAGCCATCGCGGGGTGGCTCCAGAAGGACTGGCCGCGGATCAAAAAAAAGTCCGGCGCCAGAACGCCCACCTCGTCTTGA
- a CDS encoding transposase yields MVLWDGGSNHQGPLIRAFLQRNRRLALERLPAYAPDLNPVEVVWSWLKYGQLANYVPDGIKELDNEILDRLIELRCDPNLLRNLWDGSDLPFPHLRTG; encoded by the coding sequence GTGGTCCTGTGGGACGGTGGATCCAACCACCAAGGGCCGCTGATCCGGGCGTTCCTGCAACGGAACCGGCGCCTCGCCCTGGAGCGGTTGCCCGCGTACGCCCCGGACCTGAACCCAGTCGAGGTGGTCTGGTCGTGGCTCAAGTACGGGCAACTGGCCAACTATGTGCCCGACGGGATCAAGGAGTTGGATAACGAGATCCTGGACCGCCTCATCGAGTTGAGGTGCGACCCGAACCTCCTTCGGAACCTGTGGGACGGGTCGGATTTGCCCTTCCCACATCTGAGGACGGGTTAA